One window of Gloeothece citriformis PCC 7424 genomic DNA carries:
- the pth gene encoding aminoacyl-tRNA hydrolase, with amino-acid sequence MTKGNLTDLSIPQLIIGLGNPEEKYEKTRHNIGFEAVDLLAKMWQLSWQQNKRFQGFFTEGTGPNHQKIRLLKPLTYMNRSGESVRAVIDWYKLPVESILVIYDDMDLPLGRIRLRLSGSAGGHNGIKSIISHVGGQNFPRLRIGIGKSNQKKETISHVLGRFSADENQIMSEVLQLVEEATKTSLKEGVEKAMSLYNNRVIESSIFENT; translated from the coding sequence ATGACCAAAGGAAATTTAACAGATTTAAGTATTCCCCAATTGATTATCGGATTAGGTAATCCAGAGGAAAAGTATGAAAAAACTCGTCATAATATTGGGTTTGAAGCCGTTGATTTGCTAGCTAAAATGTGGCAACTTTCTTGGCAACAAAATAAACGTTTTCAAGGATTTTTTACCGAAGGAACTGGGCCAAATCATCAAAAAATTCGTTTACTGAAACCGTTAACTTATATGAATCGATCGGGAGAATCGGTTCGGGCTGTTATAGATTGGTATAAATTGCCGGTTGAATCAATTTTAGTGATTTATGATGACATGGATTTACCGTTAGGACGTATTAGATTACGTCTTTCGGGATCGGCAGGAGGACATAATGGGATAAAATCGATTATCTCCCATGTAGGCGGTCAAAATTTCCCTCGTTTACGCATTGGGATTGGTAAATCTAATCAGAAAAAAGAGACGATTTCTCATGTCTTAGGACGTTTTTCTGCTGATGAAAATCAGATTATGTCTGAGGTGCTGCAATTAGTTGAGGAGGCAACTAAAACCAGTCTTAAAGAAGGGGTAGAAAAAGCCATGAGTTTATATAATAATCGCGTGATCGAAAGTTCTATTTTTGAAAATACATAA
- a CDS encoding PRC and DUF2382 domain-containing protein, with amino-acid sequence MSLLKIETYNSNYKNEIFRGEEVTHFEVYEDINKNKIGSVSTILVDEFGQLRYLVIDVRFMGLYKKVLLPINRSRLDYSNKRIYALNLTKNQLERLPEYREDMTVDYNYEEMLRSTYQTSGEQALVLYNYERQPNYDHSLIKLYEERLMANKNRQKIGEVALGKTVQMETARASIPVEKERVIIRRNRTNIDGHPVSPDDITFQEGEVVRVEIYEETANIQKQAFVREEINIMKIVESDLITAEETLRREELIMNREGNAIIEENS; translated from the coding sequence ATGTCACTCCTTAAAATAGAGACCTATAATTCTAACTATAAAAATGAGATTTTTCGAGGAGAAGAAGTCACTCATTTTGAAGTTTATGAAGATATAAACAAAAACAAAATCGGGTCAGTTTCTACCATTTTAGTTGATGAATTTGGTCAGTTACGTTATTTAGTGATTGACGTTAGATTTATGGGATTGTATAAAAAAGTATTACTTCCGATTAATCGTTCTCGCCTCGACTATTCCAATAAACGCATCTATGCTCTCAATTTAACTAAAAATCAGCTTGAAAGACTACCAGAATATAGAGAAGATATGACGGTGGACTATAATTATGAAGAAATGTTACGGTCAACCTATCAGACTTCTGGAGAGCAAGCTTTAGTGCTTTATAACTATGAAAGGCAACCCAATTACGATCATAGCTTAATTAAGCTTTATGAAGAACGGTTAATGGCTAACAAAAATCGTCAAAAAATTGGGGAAGTTGCTCTAGGAAAAACGGTACAAATGGAAACCGCCCGGGCCTCTATTCCTGTGGAAAAAGAACGAGTCATTATCAGACGTAACCGTACAAATATAGACGGACACCCTGTTTCACCCGATGATATTACGTTTCAAGAAGGTGAAGTAGTACGGGTAGAAATTTACGAAGAAACCGCCAATATTCAGAAACAAGCCTTTGTGCGGGAAGAAATTAATATTATGAAAATAGTGGAAAGTGATTTAATCACCGCAGAAGAAACCCTACGTCGTGAAGAATTAATCATGAATAGAGAAGGGAACGCAATTATTGAGGAAAATTCATAA